The following is a genomic window from Geobacillus subterraneus.
CGTTCAGCGACCATTATATCGAAGAGCCGTACGATTTATCGAAAGTGATGTTTATCGCCACCGCCAACAATTTGGCGACAATTCCGCAGCCGCTTTTGGATCGGATGGAAGTCATTCACATTCCGGGCTATACGGAAGTGGAAAAGCTGCATATCGCCAAACGGCATTTGCTGCCGAAGCAGCTGGCTGAGCACGGACTAAAAAAGGCGGCGCTCCAAGTTCGTGATGATGCGATGTTGGCCATCATCCGCCATTACACGCGTGAAGCCGGCGTGCGGGAGCTTGAGCGGCAGCTGGCTGCCATTTGCCGGAAAGCGGCCCGCCTCATCGTCTCCGGCGAGAAAAAGCGGGTGGTAGTTACGGAAAATAATGTCGAAGAGTTTTTAGGGAAGCGAAAATATCGTTATGGTCAGGCGGAAGCGGAGGACCAAATTGGGGTGGCGACCGGGCTTGCGTACACGGCGTTTGGCGGCGATACGCTCGCCATCGAAGTGTCGCTCGCGAAAGGAAACGGCAAGCTCGTTTTGACCGGCAAGCTCGGCGATGTGATGAAAGAATCAGCGCAGGCGGCGTTCAGCTACGTGCGTTCGCGCGCCGAGGAGCTCGGCATCGACCCGAAATTTCACGAAACGTACGACATCCATATTCACGTTCCGGAAGGCGCCGTGCCAAAAGACGGGCCGTCTGCAGGCATTACGATCGCCACCGCACTCATTTCCGCGCTGACGGGCAAGCCGGTGAGCCGCTTTGTTGGCATGACCGGCGAAATTACGCTGCGCGGCCGCGTGCTTCCGATCGGCGGCTTAAAAGAGAAAACGTTAAGCGCCCACCGTGCCGGACTGAAAACGGTCATTTTGCCGAAAGACAATGAGAAAGACTTGGCTGACATTCCAGACACGGTAACGCGCGATTTGCGTTTTGTGCTCGTCTCCCATCTCGATGAGGTGCTGCCGCATGCGCTTGTGGGGTGGAAACGGTGAACGTGACGAAAGCGGAACTCGTGATCAGCGCTGTCAAACCGGAGCAATATCCGGACGGCGGGCGGCCGGAAGTGGCGCTCGCCGGCCGCTCAAACGTCGGCAAATCGTCATTTATCAACAAAATGATCAATCGAAAAAACTTGGCGCGCACCTCATCAAAGCCAGGCAAAACACAGACGTTGAACTTTTATTTGATTAACGATTCGTTTTACTTTGTCGACGTGCCTGGCTACGGGTTTGCCCGCGTGTCCAAGCAGGAGCGGCAAAAATGGGGAAAAATGATGGAGACGTATTTTACGACGCGCGAGACGCTCAAAGCGGCGCTGTTGCTTGTCGATTTGCGCCACCCGCCGACAAAAGACGATGTCATGATGTATGAGTTTTTCAAACATTACGAGATTCCCGTCATTGTCATTGCAACGAAAGCGGATAAAGTGCCGCGCGGCAAGCAGCAAAGCCATGCGAAAATCGCGCGTGAAACGCTGGGGTTGGCGGCCGGGGACTTGCTCATTTTGTTTTCCGCCGAGACTGGGCAAGGAAAAGCGGAAGCGTGGGCGGCGCTCTTGCCGTTTTTGACCGAGTGACAAAACGAAATCGGCATATATGGCAGCGGTGGAAAAGGTGTCCCGATCGCTCGAGACACCTTCTTTTCGTTTCCGGCTACCTCCGTTTGGCCCATAGTACGTAAATGCCGAGGACGATGAGCCCGAGCGGCCAAAACTTCCAGACGGAAGAAAGGCCGGTTTGGACGAGGTGAAACAGCGGCTGGCCGCGGCCGGAGAACGTCAGCACAACGGCGAGAAGCAAAAAAAATGCGCCGAAGCCGGCGCCGCTTTTTTGTTTGCGGCTGCTGGCGAAAAAGGAGAGCGCGATGATGAAAAAAAACATGTTTGCGCCATGGGGCCAGGACGGAAAGGCGTTCGCAAGCAACAGCTCGACGCCGAAGCCGAACAAAAGAAAGCCGGGGAAGACATAATGGTACTCGCGCGCCGAATACGCCTGCCCGAGCAAGGCGGCGCCGCAAATGGCGAGCAAAGCCGGCCACCCTTGGAGGAAGCGGAGCAACGGAATCGCCATTTGCCCGGCGAGAAAGTACAACCCGAGGCCGATAAACAAGATGCCGGAGAAAGCGGTTCTGTTTTTCACGATCGTGTCCCCCGTTTCCCATTTAGACATGTTTATGGTAGAATGATCACTGTATACAGTTTATCATAGCTCGCGATCGATGTTCACAATTTTTTCAAACCGGAACGATGGACGTCTATGTTATAATAATAGAAGGGATTTGGCTAAGAAGGGGGGATTGCACCGTGCAGATCATCGTGGTTGGCGTCAATTATAAAACCGCCCCTATAGAAATTCGGGAAAAGTTGGCGTTTGGCGAGGCGGAGCTCGGCGAGGCGATGACAAAGCTCGCTAAGCAAAAAAGCATCCTCGAAAACGTCATCGTGTCAACGTGCAACCGGACGGAAATTTACGCGGTCGTCGATCAACTGCATACCGGCCGTTACTATATAAAAGCGTTTTTAGCCGACTGGTTCGGGATGGAAGCGGAAGCGATCGCCCCGTATTTGCTTGTCTTTGAAGGGGAGGCGGCTGCGGGACATTTGTTCCGCGTAGCTGCCGGCCTCGATTCGATGGTGCTCGGAGAAACGCAAATTTTAGGACAAGTGAAACACAGTTATTTGCTCGCTCAAGAGCTTGGAACGAGCGGCACGATTTTTAACCACCTGTTTAAACAGGCGGTGACGTTCGCCAAACGCGCCCATTCGGAAACCGGGATCGGCGCGCATGCCGTGTCGGTCAGCTATGCGGCTGTCGAATTGGCCAAGAAAATTTTCGGCCATCTCAACGGCAAACATGTCCTCATTATCGGTGCCGGGAAAATGGGAACGCTGGCAGCCCAAAACTTGTACGGCAACGGTGTCGGCAAAGTGACCGTCGTCAACCGGACGCTTGACAAAGCGAAGCAGCTCGCGGCGCAATTTTCTGGCGAGGCGAAACCGCTCAGCGAATTGTCGTGCGCGTTGCTCGAAGCGGATATCGTCATCAGCTCGACGGGTGCGAAAGGCTATATGTTAACGAAAGAGATGATGGCGCCGCTTGAGAAAATGCGGAAAGGCCGCCCGCTGTTTATGGTCGACATCGCCGTTCCGCGCGATTTAGACCCGGCGCTCGCCGAACTGGAAACGGTCTTTTTGTATGACATTGACGACTTGCAAGACGTCGTCGCCGCGAATTTGGCCGAACGGCAAAAGGCTGCCGCCCGCATCGAGACGATGATTGAAACGGAACTGGCAGCGTTTGGCCAATGGCTGCAGACGCTCGGCGTCGTGCCGGTCATCGCAGCGCTGCGCGAAAAAGCGCTCGCCATTCAGGCGGAAACGATGAAAAGCTTGGAACGGAAGCTGCCCCATTTGTCGGAGCGCGATCGGAAAGTGCTGAACAAACATACGAAAAGCATTATTAACCAGCTGCTCCGCGACCCGATTTTGCAGGCGAAGGAGCTTGCCGTCGGTCCGAACGCCGACGAAGCGCTTCAGCTGTTTATGAAAATTTTTAATATCGAAGATGCGGTGAAAGCAGAGCAACGGAACGCGCAGCAGGCGGAAGGGCAGTTGCGGGATGAGCAACAGGCGGAAGCGGCCCGCGCCGCCCGCCCATCATGGCAGCTGTAAGGTGGGATGAATGGTGGCGCCGTTGTATGAACTGTCTATTTTGCTCTACATTGCTTCGATTCTTTTCTATTTTATCGATTTTTTGCAGCAAAACCGGAAGGCGAATGAAACCGCCTTCTGGTTGCTTTCTGCCGTGTGGCTGCTGCAAACATTGACGTTCGCCTTCCGCATCGTGGAAACAAAGCGCTTTCCGATTTTAACGATGTCGGAAGGGCTTTATTTTTACGCTTGGCTGCTGATCACGCTGTCGCTCGTCATCAACCGGCTGTTGCGCGTCGATTTCATCGTCTTTTTTACGAACGTGCTCGCCTTTTTTATTTTGGCCATTCATACGTTCGTGCCGTCCTCGCAGTCGCCGGCTGTCGCCGAACGGCTCGTCTCCGAGCTGCTGATCATCCACATTACCCTTGCCCTTGGGGCATACGCAGCGTTTACGCTGTCCTTTCTGTTCTCGGTGCTGTACGTGCTGCAGTACAGTTTGCTGAAAAAGAAAAAGTGGGGCGCGCGCCTTTGGCGGATGGCTGATTTGTCGAAGCTCGATTTTTTATCGCACGTTTTAAATTTGCTCGGTTTGCCTATGTTGTTATTAGGATTGATTCTTGGTGTGATTTGGGCGTACATTCAAATTGATCATTTTCACTGGTATGACGCCAAAGTGCTCGGATCGTTTGTCGTTCTTCTCGTTTATGGCGTCTATTTTTACAAACGGGTCGTCCGGCAGATGCAAGGAAAGGCGATCGCGTTATGGAATATCGGTTCGTTTTTATTTTTGCTTGTCAACTTTTTCTTGTTTGACAGTTTATCAAAATTTCATTTTTGGTATGCGTAATTGAGGAGGAACGAAATGCGAAACATTATCGTCGGCTCGCGGCGCAGCAAGCTCGCCTTGACCCAGACGAACTGGGTCATCAACGAATTGAAGCGGCTCGGGGCGCCGTTTACGTTTGAGGTGAAAGAAATCGTCACGAAAGGAGACCGCGTGCTCGATGTCACGCTCTCCAAAGTAGGCGGCAAAGGACTGTTTGTCAAAGAAATTGAGCATGAAATGCTGACCGGCGGCATCGATATGGCGGTCCACAGCATGAAAGACATGCCGGCGGTGCTGCCAAGCGGATTGGTGATCGGCTCGGTCCCGCGGCGTGAGGATGCGCGCGATGTGCTCGTCAGCAAAGGAAATCTGTCGCTTTCCGATCTGCCGCGCGGGGCGGTCGTCGGCACGAGCAGCCTGCGCCGTTCGGCGCAGCTGCTCGCCTATCGCCCGGATGTGACGATCAAATGGATCCGCGGGAACATTGATACAAGACTAGCGAAGCTAGAAAACGAAGATTACGACGCCATCGTGCTGGCGGCCGCCGGTTTGGCGCGCATGGGCTGGAGCGATGATGTCATCAGCGACTACTTATCAACGGATGTATGTGTTCCGGCGGTCGGCCAAGGGGCGCTTGCCGTCGAGTGCCGCGAAGATGACCGCGAGCTGCGCGAGTGGCTGAGCCGTCTGAACGATGAACAGACGGAACGGGCGGTAAGGGCGGAACGCGCCTTTTTGCAACAGATGGAAGGGGGATGCCAAGTGCCGATTGCCGGCTATGCGGAAGTGAAGGAGGGGACGGTGCGTCTGACCGCACTTGTCGCCTCCCCGGATGGCAAAGAAATGTACAAAGAAATCGTCACTGGCGTCGATCCGGAGGCGGTCGGCCGACAGGCGGCTGCCATCTTGAGCGAACAAGGGGCAAAGGCGCTGATCGAGCGGGTGAAAAAGGAGATGGGCGACTGATGGCCAATCGCGCCCTGGCCGGCAAGACGGTACTTGTCACCCGTGACAAAAAGCAGGCGGCATCGTTTTCCGCCAAGCTGCGCGCCGTTGGTGCGGTGCCGATCGAAATCCCGCTCATCACCATCCGCCCGGCGGCTGCGCCGGAAGCCATCGCCGCGCTCGCCGAACGGCTCGGGGAATACCGCTGGCTCGTCTTGACGAGCGTGAACGCGGTTCGCTTCTTTTTTCCGCACGTTTCGTTGCCGCGGCCGCTGCCGAATGTCGCCGTCGTCGGACGGAAGACGGCGGCCGCGCTCGCTGATTACGGCGTTTCACCGGCGCTCGTGCCGGATGATTTCACCGCTGAACGGCTCGCCGCCATGCTTGCACCGCGCGTAAAACAAGGCGAGCGGGTGCTGTTTGTCAAAGGCGATTTGGCAAGCCCAACGCTGCCTGAGGCGTTGAGGAAGGTAGGCGCCGCGGTCGATGAGTTTACGGTCTATCAAACGGTGCCAGACCTAAGCCGTCGAGAACCATTGTTGGCGCTGCTGCGCGAACGGAAACTGGATGCGGTTACGTTGATGAGCCCATCGGCGGTCCATAGTCTTGCCCGCCTTCTTGGCGGAGAAGCGGTTGCGCTTCTTTCCGGCGTCGCTGTCGCCTGCATCGGGCCGGTGACAAAAAAGGCGGCGGAGCAGGAAGGAATCACCGTACATATTTGTCCAACTGATTACACGACGGATGGTATAATGAAAGCGATGGAACAATATTTTTCCATGGAGGGACGATCAATGCCATTGTCATTTGACCGCCATCGCCGCCTGCGGCAAACGGCCGCCATTCGGGCGATGGTGCGCGAGACGCATCTCCGCGTTGATGATCTAATTTATCCGCTGTTTGTCGTCGAAGGAAGCGGCATTCGCCGCGAAGTGCCATCGATGCCCGGGGTGTACCATTTATCGCTTGATCGTTTGACGGAAGAAATCGATGAAATCGCCGGGCTTGGCATCCGGGCGGTCATGGTGTTTGGCGTGCCGGACGAAAAAGATGAAGTCGGTTCGCAGGCGTATTGCGAGACCGGGATCGTCCAGCGGGCGATCCGCCAGATTAAAGCCCAACGCCCGGAGATGGTTGTTATTGCCGATACGTGTTTATGCGAATATACAAGCCACGGCCATTGCGGCGTGGTGGAAAACGAACAAGTGCTGAATGACCCGTCGCTTGAGCTGCTCGCCAAAACGGCGGTCAGCCAGGCGCAAGCCGGCGCTGATATCATTGCGCCGTCGAATATGATGGACGGGTTTGTCGCCGCTATTCGCCACGGGCTTGACGAAGCCGGATTTGAGAACGTGCCAATCATGTCATATGCCATTAAGTACGCCTCGGCGTTTTACGGCCCGTTCCGCGATGCCGCGGACAGCGCGCCGCAATTCGGCGACCGGAAAACGTACCAAATGGATCCGGCCAATCGCCTTGAGGCGTTTCGGGAGGCCGAATCCGACATCAAAGAAGGCGCCGATTTCCTGATGGTCAAACCGGCGCTCGCCTACATGGACATTATTCGTGACATCAAAAACCGGTTTCCGCTTCCGCTTGTCGCCTATAACGTGAGCGGCGAGTATTCGATGGTGAAAGCGGCGGCGCAAAACGGCTGGATTGATGAAAAAACAGTCGTGATGGAGATGTTGACCGGAATGAAGCGGGCTGGCGCGGATTTGATCATCACATATTTTGCGAAAGATGCGGCCCACTGGATGGCTGACTAGAGAGGGGGCGGAATCGTGCGAAGCTATGAACGATCGAAAGCGGCTTATCAAGAAGCGGTGACATTAATGCCGGGCGGTGTAAACAGCCCGGTGCGCGCATTCAAGTCGGTCGGGATGACGCCGATTTTTATGGCGCGCGGCCAAGGTGCGAAAATTTACGATATTGACGGCAACGAATATATCGACTATGTGTTGTCGTGGGGACCGCTCATTTTAGGGCACGCTGATCCCCAAGTCGTCGAAGCGTTAAAACGGGTGGCCGAACAAGGGACGAGCTTCGGCGCTCCGACGCTGCTTGAGAACGAGCTGGCTAGGCTCGTCATCGAGCGGGTGCCGTCCGTCGAGATCGTGCGCATGGTCAATTCGGGAACGGAAGCGACGATGAGCGCCCTCCGCTTGGCGCGCGGCTACACGAAGCGCAACAAAATCATCAAGTTTGAAGGCAGCTACCACGGGCATGGCGATTCATTGCTCATTAAAGCCGGCTCCGGCGTGGCGACGCTCGGGCTGCCGGACAGCCCAGGCGTGCCGGAATCGGTCGCCCAGCACACAATCACCGTCCCGTACAACGATTTAGACAGCGTCCGCTATGCATTTGAGCGGTTTGGCGAAGACATCGCGGCGGTCATCGTCGAGCCGGTGGCCGGCAATATGGGAGTCGTGCCGCCCGTCCCTGGCTTTTTGGAAGGGCTGCGCGACGTGACCAAACAATACGGCGCCCTATTGATTTTTGACGAGGTGATGACCGGCTTCCGCGTCGACTACCATTGCGCCCAAGGATATTACGGCGTTGAGCCGGATTTGACGTGCCTTGGCAAAGTGATCGGCGGCGGCTTGCCAGTCGGAGCGTACGGGGGCAAAGCCGAGATCATGGAGCTTGTCGCGCCGAGCGGCCCAGTGTACCAAGCCGGCACGCTGTCTGGCAACCCGCTCGCCATGACGGCTGGCTACGAAACGCTCCGTCAACTGACGCCGGAAACGTATGAAGAATTCAGCCGCAAAGCGGCGCGCCTTGAAGAAGGGCTGCACCAAGCCGCCGAAAAATACGAAATTCCTCACACTATCAACCGCGCTGGATCGATGATTGGCTTTTTCTTCACAAACGAGCCGGTCATCAATTACGAGACGGCCAAAACGTCCGATTTGGAGCTGTTTGCCGCCTATTACCGGGAGATGGCGAACGAAGGCGTTTTCTTGCCGCCGTCGCAATTTGAAGGGCTGTTTTTGTCGACCGCGCATAGCGATGAAGACATTGAATATACGATCGCCGCTGCCGAACGGGCATTTGCCCGCCTGCGCGGCTAGAGGAAACGGGCTGCCGCCACGGCCAGCCCGATTTTTTTATCATACCGCCTCTTTTCCGTTCATACAATGGATAATGTCATAGAAACTATTTGCCGAGGGGACGGAAGGAGGAAGTCCGGTTGGAGCAATCGTATTTGCGTTTTTCATTGGAAGAGTCAGTCTGGTTTAAAAGCGGACAGGAAGTCGCCGAGTTTTTGTCTATTTCTCTTGACCCGATCATTTCCGTCGACGAGTACGACCAATATATTACGATTCGCGGTGCGCTCGAGTTAAGCGGAGAATTCCGCCAAGCGGACGAACCGCAGCAGGCGGACGTCGACGATGATGCGTTTGAGTTGGCGAGCTATCGATTCATTCAGCACATTTCGGTGCGTGAGGACGGCATTAGCGAACTGTCACACCGTTTTCCGATCGATATTACAATCCCGAAAAACCGCATTCGTGAACTTGAAGATGTGTACGTGACGGTGGAATCGTTCGACTATGATTTAAGCGACAACGGACGGCTGCTCGTGACCGCCGACATCTCGATCAGCGGGATCAGTGAATCGCCGCTCGTCGATGATTTGCCGAACGATGATGAAGATGAAGAGCCGTTGTTTGCCCCGTTTGAGTCAATCGCCCGCAAAGAGGCAGCCGACGATGAAGCGTTTACATCGGAGAACCAACCCGCTAGTGAGGCGGGCGAACAGCCTGTCGCCGCAGTCAGTGAAGCGCCGCCTTCCACCGTTGAGCCAGCGGCTGTGCGTCATGAAGAAACGCTGTCTAATGAAACAGAGGATGTAAAAGAGCCGTTTTTGCCGCTTGAGACGGAAACGAAAGCCGTCAACGCGGAAGGGGAAGAGGAGATTGATTCCGTGTTGCCGCCAACGGAGGCGAAAGTATCGATCGGGGCCGCTAAAAAAGCGGTGAGTGAAGAGGACGAGGAAGAACAACAAGCGGAAGTGAAAAGCGAAAACGCCCTTTATTTGACGAAGCTGTTTGCCAAAAGTGAAGCGGAAGAGTTTACAACGGTCAAAATTTGCATCGTCCAGCAAGGAGATTCGTTGGACAAGATTGCTGAACGGTATGATGTGACCGTCTCGCAGCTGCTGCGCGCCAACGATCTGGAAAGCCCGGATGACGTGCACGAAGGGCAGCTGTTATATATTCCGGCCTTGGCGGGAAGCCGTCCTTTCTCATGAAAGGAACGCTTTCCGTTTCTTTTGCCGGCGAGGGGGCGTAATGATGGCCATACGTTCTGAAACGTGCCGCGCCGTGCTTCATCAGTATGGGATTCAGCCGCAGCGCATCGAACAGCGGGGCAAAGCGGCAAAAGTGTATACCGACCGCGGTGTTTTTGCCTTAAAACCGCTCGACGGTGAACAAGAGGCGGCCGCCATCTGGCACTCGCTTCACTATTACGGCCGCCATTGCCCTCCGTTTTATTGGACGCGGCAACGATCGCCGTTTGCTGCGGAGGGAAGCCGCCTTTATTATTTGCAAGCATGGCAGGAGGGAGAAACGAAAGCAAAAGAAGAAACGGTGCGCGCTTTTTTTCGTGGGCTGGCCCGGCTCCATCGCGCTACCGCCCGCACCGTCGAGGCGAGCGAGGAGGAGATCGCCGCGTATCGAAAGCAAAAAAAAGAGGAATGGCAGCAGGAGCGGGCGATTTGGGAAGAGCGGATTGAGCGGTATGAAACCGCTTGGTACATGTCACCGTTTCAGCTGCAGTGCTGCACGTATTTTCATGAGGTGATGCGCGCCTATTTGTTTGCCGAGGAACAGCTGACTGCGTGGGAGGAGGCGCTCGAAGAAACGAAACAATGGCGCATCGCTTGGGTGCACGGAAAAGCGCGCCTTTCCCATTACGTGGCGCCGTATTGGATCAGCTGGGAGCGGGCGCACTGGAATTCGCCGGTATACGATTTGATTGCCGCGCTTCGCGTGCATGTCCGAACGCTTCCGCCGCTCGGTCCCGAGTGGATGGGGGGAATCGATGAATACGAAAAGGAATTGCCGTTATCCAACGGGGAGCGGGCGTTTTTATACAGCCATTTGGCCGAGCCGCGCGGGTTTGTCCGCTGCCTCGAACAGTATGAAGCCGCTCCGCGAACGGAACGGAACGAGCGGGACTATGTCGCCGCCTTGCAGCGCTGTTATTTTGCCTTTAAAAACATGGAAGCGATCGTGATGCATCTTGTCCAACGCGACGCCGCGCGGCAGCAAGAAGAGGCGGCCGATCATGAAGCGACAGCCGAAGGGGACGGCAGCGGTTAAATCCATTCCAAATGGAGCGCCACAGCAATCAAAACAAAGATGGCTAATAAAATGACATCGAACGTCGTCGGCAAAAAAATGGTGCGAATGGCTTGAAAAATGGTGAGCGGAATGATCACTTGGGCACAGACGGCGCGCACTTGCCTCAGCCACGGCGGCCACGAATACGGGTTGAATCGCCGCATCGGCATTTCCCTCCTTCTCTGGTTTACTATACAATATGAAAAGAACGATCATTTGTCACCAAACCGGGGCGAGTGGAATAAATAAATAAAAACTTGGCAAAGATGATGGACAATGGTAGTATAATAATCGAATAATGACGAAAAAAAGCGAAGACAGGGAGGAGTACAGCAGTCCGCGCCTGCAG
Proteins encoded in this region:
- the hemC gene encoding hydroxymethylbilane synthase, whose product is MRNIIVGSRRSKLALTQTNWVINELKRLGAPFTFEVKEIVTKGDRVLDVTLSKVGGKGLFVKEIEHEMLTGGIDMAVHSMKDMPAVLPSGLVIGSVPRREDARDVLVSKGNLSLSDLPRGAVVGTSSLRRSAQLLAYRPDVTIKWIRGNIDTRLAKLENEDYDAIVLAAAGLARMGWSDDVISDYLSTDVCVPAVGQGALAVECREDDRELREWLSRLNDEQTERAVRAERAFLQQMEGGCQVPIAGYAEVKEGTVRLTALVASPDGKEMYKEIVTGVDPEAVGRQAAAILSEQGAKALIERVKKEMGD
- the hemL gene encoding glutamate-1-semialdehyde 2,1-aminomutase, whose protein sequence is MRSYERSKAAYQEAVTLMPGGVNSPVRAFKSVGMTPIFMARGQGAKIYDIDGNEYIDYVLSWGPLILGHADPQVVEALKRVAEQGTSFGAPTLLENELARLVIERVPSVEIVRMVNSGTEATMSALRLARGYTKRNKIIKFEGSYHGHGDSLLIKAGSGVATLGLPDSPGVPESVAQHTITVPYNDLDSVRYAFERFGEDIAAVIVEPVAGNMGVVPPVPGFLEGLRDVTKQYGALLIFDEVMTGFRVDYHCAQGYYGVEPDLTCLGKVIGGGLPVGAYGGKAEIMELVAPSGPVYQAGTLSGNPLAMTAGYETLRQLTPETYEEFSRKAARLEEGLHQAAEKYEIPHTINRAGSMIGFFFTNEPVINYETAKTSDLELFAAYYREMANEGVFLPPSQFEGLFLSTAHSDEDIEYTIAAAERAFARLRG
- the yihA gene encoding ribosome biogenesis GTP-binding protein YihA/YsxC; amino-acid sequence: MNVTKAELVISAVKPEQYPDGGRPEVALAGRSNVGKSSFINKMINRKNLARTSSKPGKTQTLNFYLINDSFYFVDVPGYGFARVSKQERQKWGKMMETYFTTRETLKAALLLVDLRHPPTKDDVMMYEFFKHYEIPVIVIATKADKVPRGKQQSHAKIARETLGLAAGDLLILFSAETGQGKAEAWAALLPFLTE
- the hemB gene encoding porphobilinogen synthase, encoding MPLSFDRHRRLRQTAAIRAMVRETHLRVDDLIYPLFVVEGSGIRREVPSMPGVYHLSLDRLTEEIDEIAGLGIRAVMVFGVPDEKDEVGSQAYCETGIVQRAIRQIKAQRPEMVVIADTCLCEYTSHGHCGVVENEQVLNDPSLELLAKTAVSQAQAGADIIAPSNMMDGFVAAIRHGLDEAGFENVPIMSYAIKYASAFYGPFRDAADSAPQFGDRKTYQMDPANRLEAFREAESDIKEGADFLMVKPALAYMDIIRDIKNRFPLPLVAYNVSGEYSMVKAAAQNGWIDEKTVVMEMLTGMKRAGADLIITYFAKDAAHWMAD
- the hemA gene encoding glutamyl-tRNA reductase, encoding MQIIVVGVNYKTAPIEIREKLAFGEAELGEAMTKLAKQKSILENVIVSTCNRTEIYAVVDQLHTGRYYIKAFLADWFGMEAEAIAPYLLVFEGEAAAGHLFRVAAGLDSMVLGETQILGQVKHSYLLAQELGTSGTIFNHLFKQAVTFAKRAHSETGIGAHAVSVSYAAVELAKKIFGHLNGKHVLIIGAGKMGTLAAQNLYGNGVGKVTVVNRTLDKAKQLAAQFSGEAKPLSELSCALLEADIVISSTGAKGYMLTKEMMAPLEKMRKGRPLFMVDIAVPRDLDPALAELETVFLYDIDDLQDVVAANLAERQKAAARIETMIETELAAFGQWLQTLGVVPVIAALREKALAIQAETMKSLERKLPHLSERDRKVLNKHTKSIINQLLRDPILQAKELAVGPNADEALQLFMKIFNIEDAVKAEQRNAQQAEGQLRDEQQAEAARAARPSWQL
- the ysxE gene encoding spore coat protein YsxE; this translates as MAIRSETCRAVLHQYGIQPQRIEQRGKAAKVYTDRGVFALKPLDGEQEAAAIWHSLHYYGRHCPPFYWTRQRSPFAAEGSRLYYLQAWQEGETKAKEETVRAFFRGLARLHRATARTVEASEEEIAAYRKQKKEEWQQERAIWEERIERYETAWYMSPFQLQCCTYFHEVMRAYLFAEEQLTAWEEALEETKQWRIAWVHGKARLSHYVAPYWISWERAHWNSPVYDLIAALRVHVRTLPPLGPEWMGGIDEYEKELPLSNGERAFLYSHLAEPRGFVRCLEQYEAAPRTERNERDYVAALQRCYFAFKNMEAIVMHLVQRDAARQQEEAADHEATAEGDGSG
- the ccsA gene encoding cytochrome c biogenesis protein — its product is MVAPLYELSILLYIASILFYFIDFLQQNRKANETAFWLLSAVWLLQTLTFAFRIVETKRFPILTMSEGLYFYAWLLITLSLVINRLLRVDFIVFFTNVLAFFILAIHTFVPSSQSPAVAERLVSELLIIHITLALGAYAAFTLSFLFSVLYVLQYSLLKKKKWGARLWRMADLSKLDFLSHVLNLLGLPMLLLGLILGVIWAYIQIDHFHWYDAKVLGSFVVLLVYGVYFYKRVVRQMQGKAIALWNIGSFLFLLVNFFLFDSLSKFHFWYA
- the spoVID gene encoding stage VI sporulation protein D, giving the protein MEQSYLRFSLEESVWFKSGQEVAEFLSISLDPIISVDEYDQYITIRGALELSGEFRQADEPQQADVDDDAFELASYRFIQHISVREDGISELSHRFPIDITIPKNRIRELEDVYVTVESFDYDLSDNGRLLVTADISISGISESPLVDDLPNDDEDEEPLFAPFESIARKEAADDEAFTSENQPASEAGEQPVAAVSEAPPSTVEPAAVRHEETLSNETEDVKEPFLPLETETKAVNAEGEEEIDSVLPPTEAKVSIGAAKKAVSEEDEEEQQAEVKSENALYLTKLFAKSEAEEFTTVKICIVQQGDSLDKIAERYDVTVSQLLRANDLESPDDVHEGQLLYIPALAGSRPFS